TACTTCTCCAGACTCCCGTTAGGCATATACTCGAGAACTAAAGCCTTGAAATCAAGATTTGAACAACTAGTAATGACTTTTACGAGATTCCTATGGTGAAGGATACACAAAACTTCACATCCCTTATCAAAAATTCTTGAATGCAGGTTGAACACTTTAACTGCAATGGCAGTTCCACTTCTGAGAATGCCTTCGTAAACAGAGCCAAAACTTCCAGAACCAATCAGATTACTCTCGCTAAGCGCATTAGTTGCTCGGAGAAATTCATAGAATGAAATTCTTTCTCTTGCTACGGTAGACAATAAGTCAGCTTCCTGAGGAACACTTTTACCTCTTCTATACCTTATCCATAGCAGCACAAAGGTCATTGGAACAAATACAACTGCAATTGcgagcaaaagaaaaagaactagaATTTTTTTCCGATTTGATCTGTGCTTTGATGAAGTAGAGCATGGTgggacactaaatcttgaagaacCATACAATGCTCCATTGTAGATGAAAAATTGACTCGAGAGGTTCTTGAAAGGACCTCCCGAGGGTATTTCACCATACAATTTGTCGaca
The genomic region above belongs to Capsicum annuum cultivar UCD-10X-F1 unplaced genomic scaffold, UCD10Xv1.1 ctg4335, whole genome shotgun sequence and contains:
- the LOC107853061 gene encoding probable LRR receptor-like serine/threonine-protein kinase At3g47570, whose protein sequence is MTFVLLWIRYRRGKSVPQEADLLSTVARERISFYEFLRATNALSESNLIGSGSFGSVYEGILRSGTAIAVKVFNLHSRIFDKGCEVLCILHHRNLVKVITSCSNLDFKALVLEYMPNGSLEKYLYSHNYFLDIRQRLSIMIAVACALEHLHHGCSSVVIHCDLKPSNVLLNEDMVVNLSDFGISKLLGDDEIDLFTETLATLGYIAPEYGLDGLVSTKCDIYSYGIMLLETFTSVTPLFQHPKD